Below is a genomic region from Ananas comosus cultivar F153 unplaced genomic scaffold, ASM154086v1, whole genome shotgun sequence.
AGATATTAAAGTTCATTACATTTTTGCAAATAGTAACAAGTTGGCATAATCCTCGAGCATTGGAAGCTTTTGCTGTTGATCATACCCATACATTACTCTAACCATCCTTGTAAAGTTTAATGATGCCCCAATAAAATCAGGTGAGAAGGTTCTCTGAGTGAAGTATTCTTTGTTGAGTTCTTCCCATTTCTTAGAAATCAAATGCATCACGTGTTCTCTGGCGTTATGCGTAGAGCAATGAGGGTTCTCCTTCATGTAGCACTCAATGTATGAACCATCAAATCCTTCTTGATTCTCAtcctgaaaaattataaaaatgatatataaataaattaaaagtatatTATTATAACGATTCACTCTTCTAGTTCTAACAAATTATTGGATTCAAGCAACAAAAGTATTTATGCCAAAGTTATTGGCCAGGTGCTAGGTACATATAATTAAAGCCTACATAGATTTTCTAACATTGTTTGAAGTTCTACGAGGTGTGTCataattatgtttttgatacacCCCATGATTtggaataattttaaatatgagaTATGATTTGACTAAAACTCTTTACTgggctataatattttggacggTAGTTATAcctaaaaagttaaaagaattaaGCGTGCCAAGTTCGAAgtctagttaattcacattttcaactaagtatattttcaaaagaaacGAACataataggtagcatgctacccttctctctctcaaaaataaaaaaaagaactctGATATGAAAAGTGAAGCGTCTCAGTTATACCATACTACGAACTAGATACTAGtgcaaatttcaaaaaaagtgCTTTGCACAATAGTGCACCTTGTGTACAAACAAATAATTGGATTTTCGGACTCAACAAAAATCTAACTTCTGTGGGAAGCAATGTATCATGAACACTTCTGTAAACCTCGCGTGTTCGTGTCGGACACATGTCCGATGTGGACACTCTTTGGACGCCCATTTAATATCGATTTATAACGcatacaactaaaaaaaatatatgtatctatttttattttatttttctatgcatatataatgtaagatgataaatattttagtttttgatgaacgcatacaaatttttttaataatataaataaattatgtatggtggagaatttcttttcttaaaatatataaactatcaataaaaattttactaattttaattcgtacgaaaaatataataatattttaccaaaattaatattttatacataattaaaaaatattattatattaataatattatattttattagcagtGTCTATATCATGTctgtattctaatttttttaaagttgccCAGTCACAGTCTCCGAGTCGTGTGGTATCTCGTGTCCCGTGTCAGTATCCGTGACGCCTAGGTGGAAAGCCATTATCATGTGACAATGATCCAAAAAATATTGCCAAATTTCATAAGCAATCATGCTTCACGCAAAAGTAATAAGAAAATAGGGCCAAACAGCTCTAGCTAGTCtttgtatttgtttttaatttattttttcatttgttcTCTAGATTGAGACGTACAAAACACTTGTTGAAGTTCATTTCATGATATATATCTCATAAGAAAGCTACGTACGGGGTATCATTAAGCTCGGCCTCAACCAATTGATACAATCAAAATTGACAATACAATATATATCCAGTAAGATAATGTAAACCAAAAAAAGAGTTACTTAATTTCTTTGTTTCTTATTGCTTTCTCAATATTAAGgcaagtttttgttttttgtttttttcctacTATCTATTAGAAAGGAAAAATTGGAAAATACGAAAGCGACGAGGAAGCTATTACCTTGGCACTTCCTAGATCATCCCAAAGGCGTAGAATAGTCGCGGTACAAGAAATAACTGCGGGGTTACTCTCAATAAGATCAATAGTTTCTTTTGTTATTCCATGTCCTAACAAGAAAAACATGTGCACCGAGACG
It encodes:
- the LOC109705145 gene encoding (3S,6E)-nerolidol synthase 1-like; the encoded protein is MFFLLGHGITKETIDLIESNPAVISCTATILRLWDDLGSAKDENQEGFDGSYIECYMKENPHCSTHNAREHVMHLISKKWEELNKEYFTQRTFSPDFIGASLNFTRMVRVMYGYDQQQKLPMLEDYANLLLFAKM